One genomic segment of Panicum virgatum strain AP13 chromosome 2N, P.virgatum_v5, whole genome shotgun sequence includes these proteins:
- the LOC120660489 gene encoding amino-acid permease BAT1 homolog translates to MAASRRSSVELPVADPAADRDQVRLRQLGYKQELKRGLSVLSNFALSFSIISVFMGVTITYNTGLRYGGPVSMTLGWLVVSALNGCVALSMAEICSAYPTSGGLYYWSAKLAGKDLAPFASWLTGWFNIVGQWAGTTSVDFSLAQLVQVMVLLGTGGLNGGGYMASKYVVLAIYGAILVIHGLMNSLPIHCLAWFGHLGAFWNTAGTFALVIIIPAVATERASTEFIFTHLNTENGMGIHDKAYILAMGLLMSQYSLIGYDASAHMTEETKNADWSGPMGIVTSVAQLLCPASWDGFTWWLWRR, encoded by the exons ATGGCCGCTTCTCGCCGCTCCTCCGTTGAGCTGCCCGTCGCGGACCCGGCGGCGGATCGAGACCAAGTCCGGCTGCGCCAGCTGGGCTACAAGCAGGAGCTCAAGCGAGGCCTCTC CGTTCTTTCCAACTTCGCCTTGTCGTTCTCCATCATCTCCGTGTTCATGGGCGTGACCATCACCTATAACACCGGCCTGCGCTACGGTGGCCCGGTGTCCATGACGCTGGGGTGGCTCGTCGTCTCCGCCCTCAACGGCTGCGTCGCGCTGTCCATGGCGGAGATCTGCTCGGCGTACCCGACCTCCGGCGGCCTCTACTACTGGAGCGCCAAGCTCGCCGGCAAGGACTTGGCTCCCTTTGCGTCCTGGCTCACTGGATG GTTCAACATCGTGGGACAG TGGGCAGGTACGACGAGCGTGGACTTCTCATTGGCGCAGCTTGTGCAGGTGATGGTCCTGCTGGGCACCGGAGGGCTCAACGGCGGCGGCTACATGGCATCCAAGTACGTCGTGCTGGCCATCTATGGTGCCATCCTGGTCATACATGGCTTAATGAACAGCCTCCCTATCCACTGCCTCGCATGGTTCGGCCATCTCGGAGCATTCTGGAATACCGCAG GCACATTTGCTCTGGTGATCATCATTCCAGCTGTTGCGACGGAGAGGGCGAGCACGGAGTTTATCTTTACACATTTGAACACAGAAAATGGCATGGGTATCCACGACAAGGCCTACATTCTTGCCATGGGGCTGCTGATGAGCCAGTACTCGCTCATCGGCTATGACGCATCAGCACACATG ACGGAGGAGACAAAGAACGCGGACTGGAGTGGTCCAAT